The following are encoded in a window of Megachile rotundata isolate GNS110a chromosome 2, iyMegRotu1, whole genome shotgun sequence genomic DNA:
- the LOC100883603 gene encoding uncharacterized protein LOC100883603 isoform X2 — MCEVTAKLARLWNVPLFTWTCPLTNLEEKEFSSIVRLSPSLPMITKALAETLLHLRWKSVMVIGTDREPWLSLDRALLNSLRNIGAKLRYRAIVPYGASFEEIRQILRPAYNVSHRVTILCLPTSDENDLTSRVLVELDVAQQSSESTWNPMIVIVHIEDDDLFLPNRNSSARDPDVVATTTFATNLFSFNYSALNESQEQFFVNDSETGEIEQTTEEEKRPDGNEEREEEYEEKEGNEEEEEEEEEEQEEEQEHQQEPRRRRRRRRRRRRRLLQQKLRESSQERNNERRFFPPKNLSSAFLERLLTITPLDYRYDAEKLYDGIEEYTVPTLMDRLNETFNILIYDDNSSINGFNNKIYTYVLLDWRDDVWKPIMITIEGREKLFVRRLSTNAVAFRDEKDTDLFKCNTDADTYAAIDCAENTSNESAFRIAHIVTVVLGSILLTVVTILIALLIRRKLLKRRMSKGPYKIILTTSDFVFPQVPPQLDARRVDEGIETMLCCWLQQLQEFGGPEVEKPDLLQLGSVSSLKPCLRASQGNLARHGFLKDPRARYNGDLVQLKELPVQSTFELKSKAMDVLVMIHGLRHENLNPLIGCLNEPSRPCLVYEYCSRGSLEDVLVQDEIKLDWSFRLSLLTDLVRGMRYLHGTPVRVHGYLTSRNCVIDARWVLKVTDYGLPAFYEAQNIVTPPKTARDLLWTAPELLRHPNLRKKGTQAGDVYSFGIIMQEVVVRGEPFCMLSLSPEEIIEKVMKPPPLIRPSVSKGAAPPEAIHIMRQCWAEAADMRPDFDDVHDLFKKLNHGRKVNFVDTMFQMLEKYSNNLEELIRERTEQLDMEKKKTEQLLNRMLPSSVAEKLKLGMPVDPEEFREVTIYFSDIVGFTTISARSTPFQVVDLLNDLYTCFDATINAYTVYKVETIGDAYMVVGGCPVRIPDHASQIATMALDLLHQSGKFKLKHLPNTQLRLRIGLHTGPCCAGVVGLTMPRYCLFGDTVNTASRMESTGAPWRIHLSQATRDRLTQVGGYHIEYRGPTEVKGKGRMPTYWLLGKQGFDKELPKPPPLGENHGLNESLMIEDPITLDETTRSSTDNSTNASREQTKGAMESKEKVDGTATKNNEDNTTTSNVAVSVHDTEPITSNTSAKSPTDSSSKDKPNERGNAAKISSGDNQASLGASNVFYTDTTVLGASTTSLVSISSSATVPYRPAPARHRRIAGYIDENDLSTPYNHYRCLSPNEHYGRSTGSRFLKRQFSLDRPDDAICVGFIEQANYQQQQQQRQQQQQQRQQNLNTPRLFKQNSAGAANDLERIEEVPSTPAPLLQHYRQAASVSLSVESLTLR, encoded by the exons ATGTGCGAAGTTACCGCTAAACTCGCGCGCCTTTGGAATGTACCACTTTTCACATGGACGTGTCCCTTG ACAAACTTGGAAGAAAAGGAATTCTCGTCGATCGTTAGATTATCTCCGTCGTTACCGATGATAACGAAAGCCTTGGCAGAGACGTTGCTTCATTTACGATGGAAAAGCGTGATGGTAATAGGAACAG ATCGTGAACCATGGTTAAGTCTAGATAGAGCACTGTTGAATTCTCTTCGAAACATAGGAGCTAAATTGCGGTATCGCGCGATAGTACCGTACGGAGCATCTTTCGAAGAGATTCGACAAATTCTTCGTCCCGCGTACAACGTTTCTCACAGAG ttaccatattatgccttcCCACGTCCGACGAGAACGACTTGACGTCTCGCGTCCTCGTCGAGTTGGATGTCGCGCAGCAGTCTTCCGAATCCACGTGGAACcctatgatcgtgatcgtgcatATCGAGGACGACGATCTCTTCCTACCGAACAGAAATTCTTCGGCTCGTGATCCTGACGTGGTCGCGACCACTACGTTTGCGACAAACTTGTTTTCTTTCAATTATTCCGCGTTGAACGAGTCGCAGGAACAATTCTTTGTTAACGATAGCGAGACTGGTGAGATAGAGCAAACTACCGAGGAAGAAAAACGGCCGGATGGCAACGAAGAAAGGGAAGAAGAatacgaagaaaaagaagggaatgaagaggaagaggaggaagaagaagaagagcaaGAAGAAGAACAGGAACATCAGCAAGAACCACGTCGACGAAGACGGCGGAGGCGACGACGACGTCGGCGACTATTGCAGCAAAAATTACGGGAATCGTCGCAGGAGCGAAACAACGAACGCCGTTTCTTTCCGCCAAAGAATTTAAGTTCCGCTTTCTTAGAAAGACTGCTGACGATCACGCCTCTCGATTATAG ATACGATGCGGAGAAGTTGTACGACGGCATAGAGGAGTACACGGTGCCGACGTTGATGGATCGTTTGAACGAGACTTTCAACATCTTAATATACGACGACAACTCGAGTATAAATggctttaataataaaatatatacgtaCGTTTTGCTGGATTGGCGCGACGATGTTTGGAAACCTATCATGATCACTATCGAGGGACGAGAAAAGTTATTTGTCCGACGATTATCTACGAACGCCGTCGCGTTTCGCGATGAGAAGGATACTGATCTTTTCAAATGTAACACGGACGCTGATACCTACGCTGCTATCGATTGCGCGG AGAATACTTCGAACGAATCAGCATTTCGTATCGCGCATATCGTGACCGTCGTTCTGGGATCGATATTGTTAACCGTGGTCACGATACTGATAGCACTTCTAATTAG GAGGAAGCTGCTTAAAAGAAGGATGTCCAAAGGCCCGTACAAGATCATATTAACCACGTCGGATTTCGTATTTCCACAGGTTCCTCCTCAGCTGGATGCTAGAAGG GTGGACGAGGGTATTGAAACGATGCTGTGCTGTTGGTTACAACAGCTTCAAGAATTTGGTGGACCCGAAGTGGAGAAGCCGGATCTACTCCAGTTGGGAAGCGTATCCTCGTTGAAACCATGTTTAAGAGCTAGCCAAGGAAACTTGGCGCGTCATGGATTCTTGAAGGACCCACGTGCCAGATACAAC GGTGACTTGGTGCAATTGAAAGAACTGCCAGTACAAAGTACCTTCGAGCTGAAGAGCAAGGCTATGGATGTGCTGGTGATG ATTCACGGGCTACGTCACGAAAATCTGAATCCTCTGATAGGATGCCTGAACGAGCCTTCGAGACCTTGTCTCGTTTACGAGTATTGTTCGAGGGGATCTTTGGAAGATGTGTTGGTGCAGGACGAGATCAAGCTCGATTGGTCCTTCAGACTCTCTTTGCTTACCGATCTTGTGCGA GGTATGAGATATCTTCATGGTACGCCAGTGCGAGTACACGGTTACCTTACTTCGCGAAACTGCGTAATCGACGCTCGTTGGGTTCTCAAAGTGACCGATTACGGACTACCTGCTTTCTACGAAGCGCAAAACATCGTAACTCCACCGAAAACCGCCCGTG ATCTGTTGTGGACGGCACCCGAGTTATTGAGACATCCAAATTTGCGAAAAAAAGGAACCCAAGCCGGAGACGTTTACAGTTTTGGCATTATCATGCAAGAGGTGGTAGTTCGTGGAGAACCGTTCTGCATGCTGTCCTTGTCACCAGAAG AAATAATCGAAAAAGTGATGAAGCCGCCACCGTTGATTAGACCTTCGGTAAGCAAAGGTGCCGCGCCTCCCGAAGCGATACACATCATGCGTCAATGTTGGGCCGAAGCGGCCGACATGAGACCCGACTTCGACGACGTTCACGATCTTTTTAAGAAACTCAACCACGGAAG gAAGGTTAATTTTGTCGATACGATGTTTCAAATGCTGGAAAAGTATTCGAACAACTTGGAGGAACTTATACGCGAACGTACGGAGCAACTGGACATGGAAAAGAAAAAGACGGAACAACTATTGAATCGAATGCTGCCGAG TTCGGtcgctgaaaaattgaaactggGCATGCCCGTCGATCCCGAAGAGTTTCGAGAAGTGACGATTTACTTTTCGGATATTGTCGGATTCACCACCATTTCCGCACGATCGACTCCGTTCCAAGTAGTCGATCTACTAAACGACCTGTATACCTGCTTCGACGCGACTATCAACGCGTACACCGTCTACAAG GTTGAAACTATAGGAGACGCTTACATGGTCGTAGGTGGGTGTCCGGTAAGGATACCTGATCATGCTTCGCAAATAGCTACGATGGCGCTCGATTTATTACATCAGAGTGGAAAATTCAAACTGAAGCACTTGCCGAATACTCAGCTGAGACTTCGAATTGGTCTCCACACCG GTCCATGTTGTGCCGGTGTGGTCGGCTTAACGATGCCAAGGTATTGCTTGTTCGGTGATACCGTTAATACGGCGTCCAGAATGGAGTCGACCGGCGCACCCTGGCGTATACATCTGAGCCAAGCGACCAGAGATCGGCTTACTCAGGTGGGTGGATATCACATCGAATATCGTGGTCCAACGGAGGTCAAAGGCAAAGGAAGAATGCCCACCTATTGGTTGCTAGGAAAGCAAGGTTTCGATAAGGAGCTTCCAAAACCGCCACCTCTCGG GGAAAACCATGG GCTGAACGAAAGTTTAATGATAGAAGATCCGATCACCCTGGATGAGACGACCAGGTCGTCGACAGACAATTCTACGAATGCGTCGCGCGAACAAACCAAGGGAGCGATGGAAAGCAAAGAGAAGGTTGATGGAACCGCGACCAAGAATAACGAAGACAATACGACGACGAGTAACGTAGCGGTATCCGTTCACGATACCGAACCGATCACCTCGAATACTTCTGCGAAATCGCCTACGGATTCATCGTCGAAAGATAAACCGAACGAAAGAGGAAATGCAGCGAAGATCAGTTCTGGCGATAATCAAGCGTCTCTCGGAGCATCGAACGTATTTTACACCGATACGACGGTTCTCGGCGCGTCTACCACTTCGCTGGTATCGATTTCGAGCTCTGCGACGGTCCCTTACAGGCCAGCTCCTGCGAGACACCGGAGAATAGCTGGCTACATAGACGAGAACGATTTAAGCACGCCGTATAATCATTACAGATGTCTGTCTCCAAACGAACATTACG GGAGAAGTACAGGCTCTCGCTTCTTGAAAAGACAGTTCAGTTTGGATCGACCGGACGATGCTATTTGCGTTGGTTTTATCGAGCAAGCCAATTaccaacaacaacagcaacaacgacaacaacagcaacagcaacgaCAGCAAAATTTGAATACACCTAGACTGTTTAAACAGAACAGTGCTGGCGCAGCGAACGATTTGGAGCGCATCGAAGAAGTTCCTTCTACTCCGGCCCCTCTCTTGCAACATTATAGACAGGCTGCTTCGGTTTCCCTTTCCGTCGAATCTTTGACGCTTCGTTGA